In one window of Rhinopithecus roxellana isolate Shanxi Qingling chromosome 15, ASM756505v1, whole genome shotgun sequence DNA:
- the LOC104656388 gene encoding LOW QUALITY PROTEIN: olfactory receptor 148-like (The sequence of the model RefSeq protein was modified relative to this genomic sequence to represent the inferred CDS: substituted 1 base at 1 genomic stop codon), which produces MRNHTLLNEFILRGIPQTEGLEAVLCAVFSFIYLFTLLGNLLILVAIVSSSTLHTPMYFFLGLLSIFDILFPSVTCPKMLLYLSGQSPVISYKGCASQLFFYHLLGSAEGCLYSVMSYDRFVAICHPLRYMLIMKPGVCVSLVVVAGLVGCLHATILTSFAFQLSYCGPNQVDYFFCDIPAVLPLACTDSALAQRVGSINVGFLALTLLISVCICYTRTGIAVLRIHSAEGRQKTFSTCSAHLFAILCAYGPVIIIYLKSTPNPLLGAMVQILNNIVSPMLNSLIYSLRNKEVQRSLKRVFXNVLLTVCE; this is translated from the coding sequence ATGAGGAATCACACATTGCTGAATGAGTTCATTCTACGGGGAATACCTCAGACAGAGGGACTGGAGGCTGTACTCTGTGCTGTCTTCTCATTCATCTACCTCTTCACCCTACTTGGAAACTTACTCATCCTTGTAGCAATTGTTTCTTCCTCTACCCTTCACACGCCTATGTATTTCTTCTTGGGACTCCTGTCTATTTTTGACATATTGTTCCCATCTGTAACATGTCCCAAGATGCTATTGTATCTCTCTGGCCAGAGCCCAGTCATTTCTTACAAGGGATGTGCTTCACAGCTCTTCTTCTATCACTTATTGGGTTCTGCCGAAGGCTGCCTCTATTCTGTAATGTCCTATGATCGCTTTGTTGCCATATGTCACCCACTGAGGTATATGCTCATCATGAAGCCTGGAGTCTGTGTCAGCTTGGTCGTGGTAGCCGGGTTGGTGGGTTGTCTTCACGCCACCATTCTGACCTCCTTTGCCTTTCAGTTGTCCTACTGTGGCCCCAATCAGGTGGACTACTTCTTCTGTGACATTCCTGCTGTTTTACCCCTGGCTTGTACTGACAGTGCCCTGGCCCAGAGGGTGGGTTCCATAAATGTTGGCTTTCTGGCTTTAACACTTTTGATCAGTGTCTGTATCTGCTACACTCGCACTGGGATTGCCGTCTTGAGAATCCATTCAGCAGAGGGCAGGCAGAAAACCTTCTCCACCTGCAGTGCTCACCTCTTTGCAATCCTCTGTGCCTATGGACCTGTAATCATCATCTATCTGAAGTCCACACCCAACCCCTTGCTTGGTGCCATGgtgcaaatattaaataatattgtcTCACCCATGCTGAACTCGTTAATCTATTCCTTAAGGAACAAGGAAGTGCAAAGGTCCCTGAAAAGAGTATTCTGAAATGTTTTACTTACTGTCTGTGAATAA
- the LOC104656387 gene encoding putative olfactory receptor 10D4 yields the protein MILPGSIPLHPRVDSSLGMRNHTMVTELILLGIPETEGLETALLFLFSSFYLCTLLGNVLILTAIISSTRLHTPMYFFLGNLSIFDLGFSSATIPKMLLCLSGDSHAISYAGCVSQLFFYHFLGCTECFLYTVTACDRFVAICFPLRYMVIMNHRVCFMLATGTWMSGCVHAMILTSLTFQLPYCGSHKVGYYFCDIPTVLPLACKDTSLAQRVGFTNVGLSHRAQLICFFLILVSYTCIRISISKIRSAGDRQRAFSTCSAHLTAILCAYGPVIINYLQPNPSALLGAIIQILNNLVTPMLNPLIYSLRNKDVKSALRNVFPKKNFALGNK from the exons aTGATTCTACCAGGAAGCATTCCTCT ACACCCAAGAGTTGATTCCTCCCTAGGAATGAGAAATCACACAATGGTGACTGAACTCATCCTTCTGGGAATCCCTGAGACAGAGGGCCTAGAGACAGCCCTTTTATTCCTGTTCTCCTCATTTTATTTATGCACCCTCTTGGGAAATGTGCTTATCCTTACAGCTATCATCTCCTCCACTCGGCTTCACACtcctatgtattttttcttgGGAAACCTCTCCATCTTTGACCTGGGTTTCTCTTCGGCAACTATTCCCAAGATGCTGCTCTGCCTTTCGGGGGACAGCCATGCTATCTCATATGCGGGCTGCGTGTCCCAGCTTTTCTTCTACCATTTCCTAGGCTGTACCGAGTGCTTCCTCTACACAGTGACGGCCTGTGACCGCTTTGTTGCCATATGTTTTCCTTTGAGATACATGGTCATTATGAACCACAGAGTGTGCTTTATGTTGGCCACAGGGACCTGGATGAGTGGCTGTGTCCATGCCATGATCCTAACCTCCCTCACCTTCCAGTTACCTTACTGTGGTTCTCACAAGGTGGGCTATTACTTCTGTGATATTCCCACAGTGTTACCGCTAGCCTGTAAGGACACATCCTTAGCCCAGAGGGTAGGTTTTACAAATGTTG gcttgagccaccgcgcccagctcatttgcttttttctcatCCTTGTTTCCTATACTTGCATTCGGATTTCCATATCAAAAATCCGCTCAGCAGGGGACAGGCAACGAGCCTTCTCCACCTGCAGCGCCCATCTCACTGCAATCCTTTGTGCTTATGGGCCAGTCATCATTAACTATCTACAACCCAATCCCAGTGCCTTGCTTGGTGCCATAATTCAGATATTGAATAATCTGGTAACCCCAATGTTGAATCCACTAATCTATAGTCTTAGGAATAAGGATGTAAAATCAGCCCTGAGGAATGTATTTCCCAAGAAAAACTTTGCTCTGGGAAATAAATGA